In Bacillus sp. SB49, a single window of DNA contains:
- a CDS encoding DMT family transporter, whose protein sequence is MNKPPFHPYLIVFIGVISISTSAIFVKAAGDAPASIIAFYRLLMAVSIMAPYVVWKHIDEIKHLHVKEWLLTTISGIFLAFHFIFWFESLNYTSVASSVVLVSLQPVFAFLGTFLFFKERFTTGAVMSLIITITGSAIIGWGDWQLSGQALYGDSLALLGAVMVTGYFLLGQKLRQRLSLMAYTFIVYGTAAATLFLYNTAFSFPFTGYDGRQWTVFLCLAIIPTFFGHTLFNWTIRWLSAATISMAVLLEPVGAAVLAYFFLGELITWSQFLGGSIVLFGLMLFLLSTTITYSKRIKHKTGKS, encoded by the coding sequence TTGAATAAACCTCCGTTTCATCCTTATTTAATTGTATTCATCGGTGTTATTTCCATTTCCACTTCCGCCATATTCGTAAAGGCGGCGGGTGATGCCCCCGCATCGATCATCGCTTTTTACCGACTGCTGATGGCCGTATCCATCATGGCCCCTTATGTAGTATGGAAACATATAGATGAAATCAAACACCTTCACGTGAAAGAATGGCTTTTGACGACTATTTCCGGTATTTTCCTTGCCTTCCACTTCATTTTCTGGTTCGAATCACTGAACTATACCAGTGTGGCAAGCTCCGTCGTCCTCGTATCCCTGCAGCCTGTCTTCGCCTTTCTCGGTACCTTCCTTTTCTTCAAAGAGAGGTTTACGACCGGAGCGGTGATGAGCTTGATCATCACCATCACAGGAAGCGCTATCATCGGGTGGGGGGACTGGCAGCTGAGTGGACAGGCACTGTACGGCGATTCGCTGGCACTCCTCGGAGCGGTGATGGTGACTGGGTACTTTCTGCTCGGCCAGAAATTGAGACAGAGGCTTTCTTTAATGGCCTATACCTTCATCGTGTACGGAACGGCTGCCGCTACATTATTCCTTTATAATACGGCCTTCTCTTTTCCCTTCACCGGGTACGACGGTCGGCAGTGGACGGTTTTCTTATGTCTCGCCATCATCCCAACGTTCTTCGGGCATACCTTGTTCAATTGGACAATCCGCTGGCTCAGCGCCGCAACCATATCCATGGCTGTCTTATTAGAGCCGGTCGGCGCGGCGGTTCTTGCTTATTTCTTCCTTGGAGAACTTATAACTTGGTCTCAGTTCCTCGGAGGCAGCATCGTCCTCTTCGGGTTAATGTTGTTCCTACTCAGCACGACCATTACGTATTCCAAGCGCATCAAACATAAGACTGGAAAAAGCTGA
- a CDS encoding rhomboid family intramembrane serine protease, with product MFVRTESFKEFLKFYPVISFLVGLHLVLWLLMDFLQLGFAQEWKAWGMGVNVFVLNGEYWRLVTPIFLHAGFAHALFNSFSLVLFGPALEQMLGKVKFIALYLFAGIAGNVGTFIVDPSAYYAHLGASGAIFGIFGVYIFMVWNRKHLIDQANSQIIGVIVALGLFMTFVRPNINILGHLFGLIGGFAIAPVVLRNARPFSIWQVRRSTKRNDGDIHFDPDRWRKKKFSSRQTGKYIVGGIILFLVLIALLNR from the coding sequence ATGTTTGTACGTACAGAAAGCTTTAAGGAATTTCTGAAATTCTACCCTGTCATATCATTTCTAGTCGGACTCCATCTCGTCCTATGGTTACTGATGGACTTCCTGCAGCTGGGATTCGCTCAAGAGTGGAAAGCCTGGGGGATGGGAGTGAACGTCTTCGTTCTTAACGGAGAATACTGGCGGCTGGTGACACCGATCTTTCTTCACGCCGGCTTCGCTCACGCATTGTTCAATTCCTTTTCTCTCGTCCTCTTCGGCCCTGCGCTGGAGCAGATGCTCGGGAAGGTGAAATTTATCGCTCTCTACCTTTTCGCGGGTATCGCCGGGAATGTCGGAACGTTCATCGTTGATCCTTCCGCCTACTACGCCCACCTTGGTGCGTCAGGAGCGATTTTCGGGATATTCGGGGTCTATATCTTCATGGTCTGGAACCGAAAACACTTGATCGATCAAGCCAACTCTCAAATTATCGGTGTCATTGTGGCATTAGGTTTGTTTATGACCTTCGTCCGACCGAACATTAACATTCTCGGCCACCTCTTCGGATTGATCGGCGGATTCGCCATCGCTCCTGTCGTTCTCCGGAATGCCCGCCCCTTCTCCATCTGGCAGGTAAGGCGCAGCACGAAACGGAACGACGGCGACATTCATTTCGATCCGGACCGCTGGCGCAAAAAGAAATTCAGCAGCAGGCAGACAGGGAAATATATCGTGGGGGGAATCATCCTGTTCCTCGTCCTCATAGCCCTGCTGAACAGATAA
- the abc-f gene encoding ribosomal protection-like ABC-F family protein: MMIITLKDINKIVGGEVLFEGLNMEWKAQQRIGLVGRNGSGKSTLFRIVLKQEDIDGGDIFIQKGLKIGYLEQIPSAWEDTAESYLRQAFQSLIRMEEKMKLLEKEMTDPMKLERAIEEYGDLQEEYTRLGGYGIDSSIRQVAGGLGITVLLNRSVNDLSGGEKTKLGLAKLLLEEPDVLLLDEPTNHLDLPAIEWLESYLLQYSGTVCAISHDRSFLDRVATDIMDLEAGAVDVYKGNYSAFEKQKEEKLLAEFHQYEEQQKKIKKMKEAIRRLRQWANEANPPNEKLFKKAKSMEKALERMEKLDKPILDPKKMKLRLDAGDRSGKDVFVVRSLYKAYQNDTILEDLHLHVRYQDRLAIVGANGSGKSTLLRMLLGEEKPDHGEIKRAPDLRIGYLPQQPLKGVDGDRRLIDFYREQIRVTEGEARHHLAGFLFYGYDVFRKLRHLSGGEQMRLKLAVFMHLDIQLLILDEPTNHLDVESQEVLEEALNQFDGTVIGVSHDRWFLNRCFTETAYMMNGQLKRRIGTYEETRKEWLESLDEKQKKDPTQPSQPEKVELPLEEQIQQLEQQLEERKRKGGEDTGTAKLQTEIDYLYERWLG; encoded by the coding sequence ATGATGATAATTACATTAAAAGATATAAATAAGATCGTCGGTGGCGAAGTATTGTTTGAAGGTTTGAATATGGAATGGAAGGCGCAGCAGCGGATCGGACTCGTAGGCAGGAACGGGAGTGGGAAATCCACTCTGTTCCGGATCGTGCTGAAACAGGAGGATATAGACGGCGGAGATATCTTCATCCAAAAAGGGTTGAAAATCGGTTATCTGGAACAGATTCCATCCGCTTGGGAAGATACAGCGGAATCTTACCTGCGCCAAGCCTTCCAATCCTTGATCCGAATGGAAGAGAAAATGAAGCTGCTGGAAAAAGAGATGACGGACCCGATGAAGCTGGAACGGGCCATAGAGGAATATGGGGATTTGCAGGAGGAGTACACGAGGCTTGGAGGATATGGTATAGATTCCTCCATTCGACAGGTCGCAGGCGGCCTTGGAATCACGGTTCTTCTTAATAGGAGCGTCAATGATTTAAGCGGAGGAGAAAAGACGAAGCTCGGTCTCGCTAAACTGCTTCTTGAAGAGCCGGACGTTCTATTATTGGATGAGCCGACGAACCACCTCGATCTCCCTGCTATCGAATGGCTCGAGTCCTATTTGCTCCAGTACAGCGGAACGGTCTGTGCGATTTCCCACGACCGCTCTTTCCTCGACCGGGTCGCCACGGATATCATGGATCTGGAAGCTGGAGCGGTGGATGTATATAAGGGAAATTACTCTGCTTTCGAAAAGCAGAAGGAAGAGAAGCTGCTTGCCGAATTCCATCAATATGAAGAGCAGCAGAAGAAAATAAAGAAAATGAAAGAAGCCATCCGCAGACTCAGACAATGGGCGAATGAAGCCAATCCTCCGAATGAGAAATTGTTCAAGAAAGCCAAAAGTATGGAGAAGGCGCTGGAACGGATGGAAAAACTCGATAAACCGATTCTCGATCCGAAGAAGATGAAGCTCCGCCTTGATGCAGGAGACCGATCAGGGAAAGATGTATTCGTCGTCCGTAGCCTGTATAAAGCATATCAGAATGATACCATCCTGGAGGACCTTCATCTGCATGTCCGTTATCAGGACCGACTGGCGATTGTCGGGGCGAATGGAAGCGGGAAATCGACACTGCTTAGAATGCTGTTAGGAGAAGAGAAGCCCGATCATGGAGAGATCAAGCGGGCGCCGGACCTTCGAATCGGCTATCTGCCGCAGCAACCGTTAAAAGGGGTGGACGGTGACCGGCGTCTGATCGATTTCTACAGGGAGCAGATTCGTGTGACAGAAGGAGAGGCCCGTCATCATCTTGCTGGATTTCTGTTTTATGGGTACGACGTATTTCGGAAGCTCCGTCATTTAAGCGGGGGAGAACAGATGCGTCTGAAGCTTGCTGTATTCATGCATCTGGATATCCAACTCTTGATCCTCGATGAACCTACCAATCATTTGGATGTGGAATCGCAGGAGGTTTTGGAGGAGGCATTGAATCAATTCGACGGGACGGTCATTGGTGTTTCTCATGATCGTTGGTTCTTAAACCGCTGCTTTACAGAAACAGCGTACATGATGAATGGACAGTTAAAGCGCCGGATCGGCACGTATGAGGAAACACGTAAAGAATGGCTGGAAAGTCTGGATGAGAAACAAAAGAAAGACCCGACACAACCATCGCAGCCGGAGAAGGTGGAACTCCCTCTGGAAGAGCAGATTCAGCAGTTGGAGCAGCAGCTGGAAGAGCGAAAGCGAAAGGGCGGAGAGGATACCGGAACAGCAAAGCTGCAGACGGAAATCGATTATCTTTATGAAAGATGGCTTGGATAG
- a CDS encoding DegV family protein: protein MTIQLIIDGGGDVPQEMMDRYEIKSVPLNIHFGEESYKSGVSIDLPTFYEKMKQSDELPRSSSPSPNDFYETYKEIDAHRPILVLSMTRGLSSTYDSAVMGKDMLLEEQPDREIKVLNTKTASCGIALLVHEAQRKIEEGLSFEAVVSHMEERIEKTTTLFLLKTLENVIKGGRLDKMKGAIAKTLNIKLLMRASEDEGSVEVTEKVRGDKKALRRFIEQIGEYAHNVEDRIIALSHSNDEERGRKVLGAIQDHYPFKNSLFMDVGPLISTYAGEGGLVIAFFRD, encoded by the coding sequence ATGACGATTCAATTGATCATTGACGGCGGCGGAGATGTTCCGCAGGAAATGATGGATCGATACGAAATCAAATCCGTTCCTTTGAACATTCATTTTGGAGAAGAAAGTTATAAATCAGGGGTGTCCATCGACCTCCCTACCTTTTACGAGAAGATGAAACAATCGGACGAGCTCCCCCGTTCTTCCTCCCCGAGCCCGAATGACTTCTATGAAACGTACAAAGAAATCGACGCGCATCGGCCGATTCTCGTCCTCTCGATGACCAGGGGACTCAGCAGCACCTACGACAGCGCTGTAATGGGGAAAGACATGCTGCTTGAAGAGCAGCCGGACAGGGAAATCAAGGTTTTGAACACGAAAACCGCTTCCTGCGGCATCGCCCTGCTCGTTCATGAAGCACAGCGGAAGATTGAGGAAGGACTTTCTTTCGAAGCAGTCGTATCTCATATGGAAGAACGAATTGAGAAGACGACGACCTTGTTCCTCTTGAAGACACTCGAAAATGTCATCAAAGGCGGACGATTGGATAAAATGAAAGGCGCAATCGCTAAGACGTTAAACATCAAACTCTTAATGAGAGCCAGCGAAGACGAGGGATCGGTGGAAGTCACAGAGAAAGTCCGCGGCGATAAGAAAGCCCTTCGTCGGTTCATCGAGCAGATTGGAGAATATGCCCATAACGTCGAAGACCGCATCATCGCTCTTTCCCATTCCAATGATGAAGAGCGTGGACGGAAAGTATTAGGCGCCATCCAGGACCACTATCCGTTCAAGAACAGTTTGTTCATGGACGTCGGACCTTTGATTTCCACCTATGCAGGAGAAGGCGGTCTCGTTATCGCATTCTTCCGCGACTAA
- the acpS gene encoding holo-ACP synthase, whose product MIEGIGIDIIELDRINQSIKRNPRFVQRILTENEYQRYEMLNEGRRVEFLAGRFAAKEACAKALGTGIGKTGFQDIEISSAETGAPQASVRGMEHLKIWVSISHSSQHAIAQVVLERNT is encoded by the coding sequence ATGATAGAAGGAATTGGAATAGACATCATTGAGTTGGATCGTATTAATCAAAGTATAAAGCGAAATCCCCGTTTTGTTCAAAGAATATTGACGGAAAACGAATATCAGCGATACGAAATGCTGAATGAAGGAAGACGCGTCGAATTTCTTGCCGGCCGCTTTGCTGCCAAGGAGGCCTGTGCGAAGGCACTGGGAACGGGAATCGGAAAAACAGGCTTTCAAGATATAGAAATTTCTTCGGCTGAGACGGGGGCTCCTCAAGCATCGGTTCGGGGAATGGAGCACTTGAAGATCTGGGTGTCGATCAGCCACAGCAGTCAGCACGCCATTGCTCAGGTGGTTTTGGAAAGGAACACGTGA
- a CDS encoding NAD(P)H-hydrate dehydratase: MTAHEMYERDRLAMEAGIDGRLLMENAGRAVAYDFLKRIEPHQKVVVLIGGGNNGGDGFVIARTLMNLGCQTEVVQVVPDDKIRGDALEHKRLFEASGYRCTVCPETAAIAALLEESDICMDAILGIGVKGRLKEPIASIIHLCNEADVLRLAVDIPTGVPAGETDEEFDGYRAHYTSIIEAPKLSAFLQQTQPFYGEWSVVEIGLPKPLLPDVRRRWWREQEVQETLPKRDAHAHKGTHGKGLVIGGSALMPGSIAMSARAALRSGAGLVAVGTEKEAVPAIASFIQEATFVDLFRGQVQDNLEGYDGIAVGMGLGREDSKESLVGEIIRHAEAPLLLDADGLYHAKAFLEAVGSRQYPTILTPHPGEFAHLLGLSVKEVLQSTFSLTRAFAEKYGVYLVLKGPSTIITSPDGRQRVDTSGNVGLAKGGSGDVLSGILLAMIMQGADVLDAVCDGCFVHGRTADLLVESDRSNVDLLATDVIEGLSRTFRTFS, encoded by the coding sequence GTGACCGCACATGAAATGTACGAACGGGATCGGTTGGCGATGGAAGCGGGAATAGACGGCAGACTGTTGATGGAGAATGCAGGACGTGCCGTCGCTTATGACTTTCTGAAACGGATCGAACCTCACCAGAAGGTTGTCGTCTTAATCGGAGGTGGAAACAACGGGGGAGACGGTTTCGTCATTGCCCGGACGTTGATGAACCTGGGCTGTCAGACGGAGGTCGTGCAGGTGGTGCCGGATGATAAGATCCGTGGCGACGCTTTGGAACATAAACGGTTGTTCGAGGCGTCCGGATACAGGTGTACGGTCTGTCCGGAAACGGCTGCGATCGCAGCTCTGCTGGAGGAATCGGATATCTGCATGGATGCGATTCTCGGTATAGGGGTCAAAGGGCGGTTGAAAGAGCCGATCGCCTCGATCATCCACCTCTGTAACGAAGCAGACGTCCTGCGATTGGCAGTGGATATTCCTACTGGAGTCCCCGCTGGTGAAACGGACGAGGAATTCGACGGGTACCGGGCTCACTATACGTCCATCATCGAAGCGCCGAAGCTTAGTGCGTTCCTGCAGCAGACCCAGCCGTTCTATGGCGAATGGTCTGTCGTCGAAATCGGTCTTCCAAAACCGCTGCTTCCGGATGTCCGGCGTAGATGGTGGAGGGAGCAGGAAGTTCAAGAGACGCTGCCGAAACGGGATGCTCATGCACATAAGGGAACACATGGAAAAGGGTTGGTCATCGGAGGATCTGCGCTCATGCCGGGTTCAATAGCCATGTCGGCAAGAGCTGCTCTGCGCAGCGGAGCGGGGTTGGTAGCTGTCGGTACCGAAAAAGAAGCCGTTCCAGCCATTGCCTCTTTCATCCAAGAGGCGACATTCGTAGACTTGTTCCGTGGACAAGTCCAAGATAATCTGGAAGGATATGATGGCATTGCTGTCGGCATGGGGCTTGGCAGGGAGGATTCCAAAGAATCTCTCGTAGGTGAAATCATCCGGCATGCGGAAGCTCCTCTGCTTCTGGATGCGGACGGTTTGTACCATGCCAAAGCTTTTCTTGAAGCGGTAGGAAGCCGGCAGTACCCGACGATACTGACTCCACATCCAGGAGAATTTGCGCATTTACTTGGTCTGTCTGTAAAAGAAGTGCTGCAATCTACCTTTTCTCTTACACGTGCATTCGCAGAAAAATACGGCGTCTATCTTGTTCTGAAAGGCCCTTCTACTATCATTACGTCACCGGACGGGCGGCAGCGTGTCGATACTTCCGGTAATGTGGGTCTTGCTAAAGGCGGCAGTGGTGATGTCTTGTCCGGAATCCTGCTTGCTATGATCATGCAGGGGGCGGATGTGCTGGATGCCGTCTGCGACGGCTGTTTTGTTCACGGCCGGACAGCAGACCTTCTTGTGGAATCAGATCGATCGAATGTCGATTTGCTTGCGACGGATGTCATTGAAGGATTGTCCCGAACGTTTCGTACATTCTCATGA
- a CDS encoding DEAD/DEAH box helicase, which yields MTTFQSLGLSNPILKSLDVMGFEETTPIQEQTIPLGLEGKDVIGQAQTGTGKTAAFGIPMLEKINKQVKAVQGLVIAPTRELAIQVAEELNRLGKGKGVRVLPIYGGSNMERQIRALKNNHIVVATPGRLLDHIRRKTIKLESVHTAVLDEADEMLNMGFIDDIRDILKALPEERQTLLFSATMPKEIRDIATTLMNSPEEVKVKAKEMTVENIEQFFVEIPEKHKFDTLTRLLDIHDPSLAIVFGRTKRRVDEVADGLQARGFSAEGIHGDLTQGKRMSTLNKFKRGRIEILVATDVAARGLDISDVTHVYNFDIPQDPESYVHRIGRTGRAGRKGKSISFVTPREKDQLHLIEKITKKKVERLKVPSSEEAARGQQKVAVEKLLEMIEKNDLKNYKQAADELLQQHDSTDLIAAALKMMTKERSEVPVRLSHVQPISVKNAQRDKSKKKGGYRGGGNRNFNSKNKSRNRNFNGKGGKQRSFQSKGRS from the coding sequence GTGACAACATTTCAATCACTAGGATTATCAAACCCCATTCTAAAATCATTAGATGTGATGGGATTTGAAGAAACCACACCAATCCAAGAACAGACCATCCCTCTAGGACTTGAAGGGAAAGACGTTATTGGCCAAGCGCAGACAGGTACGGGGAAGACGGCGGCATTCGGTATTCCGATGCTGGAGAAAATCAACAAACAGGTGAAAGCCGTTCAAGGTCTTGTCATCGCCCCGACAAGGGAACTGGCTATTCAGGTAGCAGAGGAATTGAACCGACTAGGTAAAGGGAAAGGTGTCCGTGTCCTTCCGATTTACGGTGGGTCCAACATGGAACGCCAAATCCGCGCCCTGAAGAACAACCACATCGTCGTTGCGACACCTGGTCGTCTACTTGACCACATCCGTCGTAAAACGATTAAATTGGAAAGTGTTCACACAGCGGTTCTTGATGAAGCGGACGAAATGCTGAACATGGGCTTCATCGATGATATCCGTGACATTCTTAAGGCCCTTCCGGAAGAACGCCAAACGCTTCTGTTCTCCGCAACTATGCCGAAAGAGATTCGTGATATCGCGACAACGCTGATGAACAGCCCGGAAGAAGTAAAAGTTAAAGCAAAAGAAATGACTGTGGAAAACATCGAGCAGTTCTTCGTGGAAATTCCGGAGAAGCATAAGTTCGATACTTTGACTCGTCTTCTTGATATCCATGATCCTTCTTTGGCAATCGTCTTCGGCCGTACGAAACGCCGTGTTGACGAAGTTGCTGACGGTCTTCAGGCACGCGGCTTCAGTGCAGAAGGAATCCACGGAGATTTGACTCAAGGAAAGCGTATGTCCACATTGAACAAGTTCAAGCGCGGACGTATTGAAATCCTTGTGGCGACAGACGTAGCAGCACGTGGTCTGGATATTTCCGATGTAACTCACGTGTACAACTTCGATATTCCGCAAGATCCGGAAAGCTATGTTCACCGTATCGGCCGTACAGGACGTGCTGGTCGTAAAGGTAAATCAATTTCTTTCGTCACACCGAGAGAGAAAGACCAACTGCACTTGATCGAAAAGATCACGAAGAAGAAAGTAGAACGTTTGAAAGTTCCTTCTTCTGAAGAAGCAGCGCGTGGGCAGCAGAAAGTTGCGGTCGAGAAGCTTCTGGAAATGATCGAGAAGAATGATCTGAAGAATTACAAGCAGGCGGCGGATGAGCTGCTTCAACAGCATGATTCCACAGACCTGATCGCTGCAGCACTGAAGATGATGACGAAAGAACGCAGTGAAGTTCCGGTTCGTCTATCTCATGTTCAACCGATCAGCGTGAAGAACGCCCAGCGTGATAAGAGCAAGAAGAAGGGCGGCTACCGTGGTGGCGGTAACCGTAACTTCAACAGTAAGAATAAATCCCGCAACCGTAACTTCAACGGTAAAGGCGGAAAACAGCGCAGCTTCCAAAGTAAAGGCCGCAGCTGA
- a CDS encoding alpha/beta hydrolase, which yields MTIGCLCIHGYTGSPEEVQPLVDFLKKRTDWEIANPTLPGHGEDLDLEGHYYQEWIATAELTLLDMMTRNDKVYIIGFSMGGMIAAYLTAKYRLDRLVLLSAAGKYVSLPQMYKDVAEMVFDAWKGVLSSNELFLRYKKKLKDTYLFSTFEFMKCVQFTRPYLRHVRCPVLIIQGELDGMVPKKAALYLEKEIPSVEKELVFLKKSKHLICHGDDQEELFDEVLDFVHPRSTVPS from the coding sequence ATGACTATCGGATGTTTGTGTATCCACGGGTACACGGGAAGCCCGGAGGAGGTACAACCTCTCGTTGACTTCCTGAAGAAGCGCACGGACTGGGAAATAGCCAATCCGACACTCCCCGGGCACGGAGAAGACTTGGATTTGGAGGGGCATTATTATCAGGAGTGGATTGCGACGGCGGAACTCACCCTGCTTGATATGATGACACGCAATGATAAAGTTTATATTATCGGCTTTTCGATGGGAGGAATGATTGCGGCATACTTGACGGCTAAATACCGTCTTGACAGGCTTGTGCTGCTGTCGGCAGCGGGGAAGTATGTCAGCCTGCCGCAGATGTATAAGGATGTGGCAGAAATGGTGTTCGATGCGTGGAAAGGAGTCCTTTCCTCTAATGAGCTGTTCCTTCGATATAAGAAGAAGTTGAAGGATACTTATTTATTTTCCACCTTCGAGTTTATGAAGTGTGTCCAGTTTACAAGGCCGTACCTTCGTCATGTCCGGTGTCCGGTATTGATCATTCAGGGAGAGCTGGACGGCATGGTGCCGAAGAAGGCGGCGCTTTACTTAGAGAAAGAAATACCGTCGGTGGAGAAGGAATTGGTATTCTTAAAGAAATCGAAGCATTTGATCTGTCATGGCGATGATCAGGAGGAACTTTTCGATGAAGTGCTCGATTTCGTCCATCCTAGAAGTACTGTACCTTCGTGA
- a CDS encoding glutaredoxin family protein — MGKRNVIVYTSNDCTHCARVLEKLSDWNVEYEEKNISENREYFKELQSKKIYGTPATFIDGEKILGFQERKLKQALKIRSDETFFVDTDSMNFS; from the coding sequence TTGGGTAAGCGGAACGTCATCGTGTATACCAGTAATGATTGTACCCATTGTGCGCGTGTGCTGGAGAAGCTCTCGGATTGGAATGTCGAATATGAAGAGAAGAACATTTCTGAGAACAGAGAGTACTTCAAAGAATTACAGAGCAAGAAGATTTATGGCACGCCTGCCACTTTCATAGATGGTGAGAAGATCCTCGGTTTTCAGGAACGTAAGCTGAAGCAAGCATTGAAAATAAGATCAGACGAGACTTTCTTCGTGGACACAGATTCCATGAATTTTTCTTGA
- a CDS encoding YppG family protein codes for MYQDPYQTYSNGWYYYPTETAYRQNNYPMYSNQGGNWGYPMYTDASYMPYQQQQPFMNSYNYPGYTETGEQSASFDASSIPKGVMGYFQNEEGQLDFDKMMSTTGQVVKTMQQVSPIVKGLGSFVKGFK; via the coding sequence ATGTACCAAGATCCTTACCAAACCTATTCCAATGGTTGGTACTATTATCCGACTGAAACCGCCTATCGTCAGAATAATTATCCGATGTATTCAAACCAGGGAGGTAACTGGGGTTATCCTATGTACACAGATGCTTCCTATATGCCGTACCAGCAGCAACAGCCCTTCATGAATAGTTACAATTATCCGGGTTATACTGAGACCGGAGAACAATCCGCCTCTTTTGACGCTTCCTCGATTCCTAAAGGAGTCATGGGGTATTTTCAGAATGAAGAAGGGCAGCTTGATTTCGATAAGATGATGTCGACGACCGGGCAGGTCGTGAAAACGATGCAGCAGGTGAGTCCGATAGTCAAAGGTCTCGGCTCATTCGTTAAAGGCTTCAAGTAA
- a CDS encoding LolA family protein, with protein sequence MQRRFLILLFSLFVLGTLAACGTQSKEDVVKKLEKQSEEMAGYKTEANMKMKTGKAEQKYHIQVWHKKDDFYRVKLNSDKDEKGSQIILKNDSGVYVLTPALNKSFKFQSEWPQNTSQPYLYASLLNDIKADDDAEFTTSDKYYEFKTKTNYQNNKTLPYQKIFFDKKSYQPVMVQVFDQDMNALVEVQFANFAKDDSLKKEDFDVDKNMAMAPTEAPVANMEGQELEEVLYPEETFGAELAEEQEVKTDDGKRIIMSYAGEKNFTLVQEKAEVEAASALFSVQVNGDPVQLEGGVIGAMENNRLEWTQDGTTYQLASNELTKDEMISVASSIYNGDMVK encoded by the coding sequence ATGCAAAGACGTTTTCTGATTCTACTATTCAGTTTGTTCGTCTTAGGTACACTGGCAGCTTGCGGCACCCAGTCTAAAGAGGATGTTGTCAAGAAGCTGGAGAAGCAGTCGGAGGAAATGGCAGGCTATAAGACCGAAGCAAACATGAAGATGAAAACCGGCAAGGCAGAGCAGAAATACCATATTCAAGTGTGGCATAAGAAAGATGATTTCTATCGGGTGAAATTGAACAGCGACAAGGATGAGAAGGGAAGCCAGATCATCCTGAAGAATGACAGCGGCGTTTATGTGTTGACACCTGCCTTGAACAAGAGCTTCAAGTTCCAGAGTGAATGGCCGCAGAACACGAGCCAGCCTTATTTATATGCGTCTTTGTTGAATGACATCAAGGCAGATGATGATGCCGAATTCACGACGTCGGATAAATATTATGAATTCAAGACGAAGACCAACTACCAAAACAATAAGACTCTCCCTTATCAGAAGATCTTCTTCGACAAAAAGTCTTACCAGCCCGTCATGGTTCAAGTATTTGATCAGGATATGAACGCACTGGTGGAAGTCCAATTCGCCAATTTCGCCAAAGATGATTCCTTGAAGAAAGAGGACTTTGATGTAGATAAGAATATGGCGATGGCACCGACGGAAGCACCTGTTGCGAACATGGAAGGACAAGAGCTTGAAGAAGTGCTGTATCCGGAAGAGACATTCGGTGCAGAACTTGCAGAAGAGCAGGAAGTCAAAACAGATGACGGCAAGCGGATCATTATGAGCTATGCCGGCGAGAAGAATTTTACGCTTGTCCAGGAGAAAGCAGAGGTGGAAGCCGCAAGCGCATTATTCTCCGTACAGGTGAACGGTGACCCGGTTCAGCTTGAAGGCGGCGTGATCGGTGCGATGGAGAATAACCGTCTGGAATGGACGCAGGACGGAACCACGTATCAGCTTGCCAGCAATGAATTGACGAAGGATGAAATGATTTCGGTAGCAAGCTCCATCTATAATGGAGACATGGTGAAATAG